CCAGGAGCTTTGTCCCACCAGTCCAGGAGCTTTGTCCCACAGGATCATTTATGGTCTTGGACACCTTCATCCATGATTCCAGGTGCAGAGCCCCCATGTCCAGTGCtttgggagctgctctgtgttaCTGTTCTGCCACAAGCAGAGCTGGTCCTGGTTTGGGATGGGTGATCCCAGCTCTGTGTGGGATGGCACTGGCAGGGGAGGCAGGATCCTTTCTGCCCCCAGGGGATGGGGATCTCAGTCAGCATAAGAACATTTccagaggcaggagagctgtgctgggggatcCTGCTGGGAGCACCACTGTGTCCAGTGTCCAGCAGGGAGACTGGAAAGCAGATAGTGGAGGTTTTGTGTGTAAATATAACTTAGTTTGGGTGCCAAACTTCCCTGCTTTACCAGGGCACATTTCCAGTGGAGtttgctgagcacagcaggggaAGGGATTCCTTTCTGGCCCAGAGCCTCCCACAGAAGACCATGCTCTGCTCAAGTCCCTCCCAAGCTGAATTAACCTGGATTATCCCATGACCCTCTTGCTCTGAATGCAGCCTTCCATAGGATGAGGGAAGGAAAGCAGCTGGACAGTTGCtgcctttctcctccccttcctgaAGAAAAGCCATGTActctcagagctgctgctcacagacGCCCAGGCCCTCAGGCAGTAACCACAAGCCATCAATCAAAGCTTTCCAAAAAAACCATgtaaattcaagaaaaaaatagattgcAACTTCTGAGGGTGTCATTCAGATCCTCTGTGCCgtatttttgctgctgtttccaatTTCTTGGCCTGTTCTAATTTAAGTCTCTTGTTCCACTCGGTGTTCGATCTCTGACCCTGTGTGTGCTCTGCTATGACTCAAGCATGATGTAAATGCACTCAGAACTGTAACAGCACGTGGCTGTTACACTGTAAATATGTACCATGAAGAGAGAGGCTATTTTTTGCATGCTTTTGTACTGTAGAACTGAGGAGAAAATGACAATAAAGTCCACAGAGATGACACTGGGTGTAAGTGCAGTTCCTGAAGCGGGGCTGGGTGATGCTCTCGTGTTCTCTCTGCTGCTTAaaacttctctgtgcttttagCTACAGCAGAGAGGGGCTTGGAGGCCTTCCTTTCATCCCCCTTTCCCTCTTGGGCTTTTCCCAGATGAAGAGGCTCAGGGACACATTGTGCTCAGGTGACACATCCCCAACTGTTACTCCTGCTGCCGTGGGGCTGGGGAAGTTTTCATGCCTTAATTCCATTTCCTTCCAAAGAAACGTGCAATTTGCTTTGAAGAGGGGTTGGGGCTGGTCTGGGTTAGAACTCACATGGCTTCGTTGTGGAAACCACAACAAATCCTGGGTTTTTCTGGTGCCATGGGACAGGACTGGCTGGCTGACCCCACCCAGCTCCAGGGACCTTCCTCCAGGACAGGCTTCCAGGAGCACTGCACTCCTCTTGTTCTTGTGttatcaaaaaggaaaaaaaaaggtgaaggtATCTGCCTTTATTCCCTGTCATTGttgctggagagctgggagagctgggggtgttcacccagagaagagaaggccccagggagaccttagagccccttccagggcataaaggggctccaggagagctggagagggacttgggacaagggatggagggacaggacaagggggagtggcttcaaactgccagagggcagggttagatgggatattgggaaggaattcttctctgtgagggtggtgagaccctggcacaggttgcccagagaaaactctggctaccccatccctggagatgtttgAGGCCAGattggacaaggcttggagcaacttgggctagtggaaggtgtccctgcccatggcagggggtggaacaagatgggctttaaggtcccttcccacccaaaccatgctGGGATTGTGGAAATCCAAACACACAGTGATCCCAATAACTGTTGATGCCAAACCCACCTGTTAATTGGTGGCTGTACAAATTGCTGGCAACCACCACCacaaaaggcaggaaaacagcTCCCTAAGAGGGACCAGCAGAGGTTCAGGTGGGAAATGGGGACATCGAGGGCACCTTACTGAACAAGCATTTCCCTGGGTTAATGCTGTTTTTTCCCACTCCAGGTGGATCCATACCCCCCTGTTTTGTCAGGGaggaaataaaatactgaaggCATCTAATTGCTGGTTCCCCAGGGATGCAGTGTCCTGGTGGGGTCACATCACTGCCACCACTGCACATCCAGCCCTGAGACACAGTCAGTGACGTGCCCCACAGGGCCACTTAATGCCCCCTGAGGTTTATGGTCATTTAGGATCTTGCTGGGGACTCGATTTGGGATTGGATCCAGCCAGATAAATGGCTTGGAAGCCGCTCCCCCCTCATTTTCTTGCAAATCAAAATGGATTTCTTGAGCAGTAAATTATAATTTCGTGCTTATTATAATAATCATTAAGAGCTGCCATCTGCTGTAGCATTATACCAAATACTAATTATTGGAAATTAAGGTGACAGGAGGGAATAATACCCTGAATTGTGGAAGTGGGAGTAATAAGAGCCCAGGAGGGATAAGCAGGCAAAGCAGTGGGAGAATTTCCTTTCAGGTGGGAAAGCAGAGGTAATAAAATCCCCAGGAGCAGGGGAGCTGGAGGCACAGCTGCCTGGGCAAGGGGCACACAGGGGGTGTGGGTgcaggggagctgctggggtCCAAAGTGTTCAGTTTTGGGGCAGGATCCATCCAGGGAAATGGCCTCCAAAGGCTCCATCTTACCTTGATGTTATTCCTCTAATTTTTTGCTTAgtttattatgattttttttccccctcttcaggctgaaaataaatttcctaCAACGATTTTGTAGCAgccctggtctagtggaaggtgtccctgcccatggcagggagattGGAgtggatgatctttgaggtcccttccaagccaaacccaACTGCAGCGTGGGTAGGATgagtgcagggcaggaggaatgGCCAGGGAAGCAGCCAAAGCCACACAGGGCTGTGTGAGGGACATAATTTTTCCTGTCCCCAGCAAAGGGGAATCATAAACTTCACCCTTTATTGTTTTCCATGCTGCTCTACATCTAGCACAGCTGCCTCCAAGGCTTCCCTCCAGCAGAACCCCTTTAATCCCATTCCCTCTTTCCTGTGGCTCaattaggggggaaaaaaaattaatcttatttATGAAAGTGATTCCTTTGTTGCCAaacatttccatgtttttttcttttcttctccttgagCAGAAAAAAGCACTTACAGTGTTCTTCTCTAAAGCAGTTTCCAGGGAGGTCCAGCAAACAGGGCCAGGAGCCATCAGCAGCCAAGCCCCCACCGAGTTTCTTCGCTCGAGTAAATCACTGTTTTGCCACTCATGGGAGCTGAATGCCCATTTTCTGTGCCCCATTTATTTTATTGCCAGCTCTGGGGTGCAGTGGGAGGTGGCCCCGGGGCAGCTCTCCGGAAATCCCAACCGGGGCACTCGGTGTGTCCCCTCCCCCCCGATTTCACGGTGTGTGATGTGCAAACACATCAGGGACTCGCTGCTGCTCTCACCAGCTGGGATAACTCCCAGCACCCAGCTGTCTCTGCCTCCCTGCCTGTCCGTCTCGATTAGTTTTTATTTGGAGGTTCCACGTGGTTATTCAGGAGGGGAGATGCTCttgctcaggctgtgccagccaaAATccctgtgaaagaaaaaatttttggaataacttttttttttttcatcattataatgaaaaattatcGTTTCCCCCCATCCTGTTGGTcactccagccctgctgtgggatgAGGATGGGAATGGGAGCCCCTGGGATGGCAAAGGCAGGAGCTGACCCACTGCCAGCTTGAGGTGAAGCAATTAAAGTGTGTGGCTGCCACCAGCATTTCCTGCCTGTAATTAAAGCTTTTAATGAGGAGGCATATGGtaacccccccctcccccagccccaggctggcgTTTTGCCAGGTGTGGGTTCATTAACGGCTGCTAATTACACCATCACTCAGTGTCTAAGTCGAGGAGGGCTGCATTGCCCAGCCCTGAGTGCTCCAACAGGCTGTGAAAGCTGCCAGAAATATTCttgattttattcttctttttcccccttataCTGAGTACTGAACCCCAGGGGTCTGCAGGGCATTTTGGGGACACCACCatccctgggacacagtgctGGCCCCTACCCTGTTTCACCTGACCTGCTGCAAATCCAGCTGCAAATGCTTTTATTCCTTGGGGTGGGTTGTGCTGGAAGCCTGATAGTCCAGGTAGCCACTGGGGCTCAAAGCTGTTCCCCATCCAGAGGTGGATCCAGCTGCCAGGACGTGCCCAGCCCCATGGAGTTTTGGGGCTCCTGCATGTCCCTGGATCAGGACTGTGTGTTATCCTGTAGGAAAACCAGTGGCTTCCTTCCCCtcagcccccagctctgctaAGGGGGTTTCCTTGGACCAAGAGCCCAACAATGAGGCTGTTTCCCCTGCAAATGGCTCTTGGTAACGTTTTAACAACAGCTGGTTGTGTTTCTTACCTCGGGTGTTACAAAGCACCTCATTCCCAGCCTGGGGCTCTGAGTCTTCCAGCTCTGCACAAGCACGGAGAGAAAAGGAGCATTAAAATCATCCAGGTGGAAgttctccccttcctttccaAGCCAGCCCCAGGTACTGCTCCTGCAACAACCTGGTgccagctgtccctgctgccttgtgcctgtgctgctgccactgaTGGGATGTGTGCCATGGGCACTGCTGCTCCAACACTCTGGATCTGCCTCTGGAGGGACGGGAGCCTGTGGAGAGTGGGACAACAGCAGACAGGGAGGCCACTGAGGATGGATCTGAGGTATGTGGGGCTGCTCAGAGAGGTCTGAACCTTGAGGGACACCAAAAACACATGGATGTGATTGGGGGTTGGAAATGCCTCACCACTCCCATGGGaaatgtggatgtggcacttggggacatggtcagTGGTGGCCATGGCAGCGCTGGTCGGACTCGATGATCCCAGAGGGTTTTTCCAGCCCCAGCAATTCTGTGGTTCCACAAGCCTGCTGCCTGAGGGTGGTGGGTCCTGGCCAAAGGTGCCTCCAGCACCGCTCCAGGAGCATCAGGATATAATTTATTGTGAAATATTTAACTGTGGTGACCGGAGTGATGGGAGCACACGTGGCAGGACGTCACTTCTGGGAGCAGGTAGGAAGGGGCATTCCCAGGAGGGTGAGAGGCTGGTCTGGGTGGATTTCCACAGCAGGAGGGTGGGATGTTCAATATCAGATTTAGCTTTTGTCATATTTCCCTGTTTGATGAtacagaggcaaaccaaaaTCCCAGGGGTCAGGTGGTGGGTGCAGtcaggcacagcccagcacaaccatcatccccagccctcccctctcccccacccctccagCTGGGAGGAATAGGCTGGGAAGGACTCTGGCACggtgggagctgctgggtcaggagaggagaaaagagtgaaaatgcaaataattcCTCTTGTAAAGGAAAATACAGCGTTGGGGGGTATGAACTCAGTAGGATCCAGCTTCCTGCAAACACGTGGGCGGTCACTCCTGGCAGGAAACACCCAGGAAAAGTGTCTCCTGTTAATTAAGGATAAAACCACTGATTCCTCTGAGGAGACACGATAATTGTTGGTGTCCAGGAAAGTTGCACAGCGAGGGAAAAACAGACCAAGCCTTTGTGGAGCCGAGCCCCGGGCCAGGCTGCTGGTGCCCTCTGCTGCCAAGTGAGATCTTCTGCATGTTCCTCTGCCCAATTTAGCGTTAAATGAAACAATATCTACATATTTGCAGTCAATTTACAGACAACAGCTTCTTGATTTTGCAACAAAACTGATGGTAATGGTGGAAAAAGACACAATTTTTGCAGTGAGATTCTCTACAGTGGATGTTGCATTAATCACATTTTTCTACTCTTCAGGTTAGGGAACACTGGGTAACTTTGAAGTCATTAagttgttttctaaaaaaagcAAGTCAATTTTAACCTTATcccctatttttttcctcccctgaaCAATAATTTCCACACACACCAACATTCCTGCAGAGGTCTGGAGCTCAGACATTAATTCCCTCTGTGAGGATTTGAGGAGTGGCTGCTGAGTCATTTTTTATTGCATGAACTCACAAGTCTCCAGTCCCACACCAAGGCAATAATGGTTCAAGACACTGGTTTTATCCAGCTGAGGTCTTCAGAAGTCAGGGAAGAAAGAATTCCAAAGTGTATTTTATGTCTTTAATAcggtttttttttattgcagtcactccaaAACGATTCACAAGTTTATTGCCTTTTAAACCTCTATGCTAATAAAGTAGAAATTAATATTGATATGATGATAGGATTAAACAGGAGATAAAAACCTGCTGTGGAAGGATGCACAGACTGTCAGGGAGTTTGAATTAAGTACAGAGAGAACAAGCTTCGTTAAGGGAGTTCAAAGAACTCCAGCTCATCAGTCTTCACAACAACTTTACAGGAAAATTTGATTAAACATTAATATAAAGACCTCAGCTATTCAGTAGAAAAAGGACACTGggcaacaaaaataaaaacaaaccaacaaaatatATCTGCAAAGCAACATAAGCTCAGGTAGGTGCTCATTTCCTCCAGTGGCTTCCCTGGAGGGAAACACAAGTTCCCTCTCTGCAAGCACACGTGGAGTGGTGAGGAACCCTGAGATTCCAGAACCTGGGCTGAAATTCTGCTTGATGCCAACAGATCTCATCAGAGCCTTGTcagcagcatccctgtgttGTTCTCCTCCAGGCACTTCCTACTTGTTGGCTTTTCAAACACAGGGAAAGGCACCACAGCCAGTGCCAGGCAACTCCCTGGGGAGCTGGAAAAGTCCTCATGTGCTCATGACACCATCACCTGCACTGCCATCAGACTGGGAACCCACCAAAACATTCCTGCAAGTCTTAATGAGACTGGTTTTTATAATCCTTAAAATAGGCACGTGCTGTGTTGTGTTCAAAGGTAACGTTCAATGGCCAGGAAGACACCTTCACATCCAGGTTATCCAACCCAAAATTTATTCCAGATCATCAGTCTGAGTTACATTTTACAGGATTTCTTCCCTAGGGAGTTCAACTTTTAGTCCAGATCCCGGCAGGATGAGAGGAGTGAGGGACAGACAAGCCTCTACCATTTAAGCAAGCTCTCTAAACGACTTCTGCTGCCTTTCCAGCGTTTCCATTACAATAACTGCTCATGCTGCTCCATGTTTTTGCTCTTCTCCTTGACGTCTTTCAGCGCATCCTGCAGCTTCTTAGAGTTCTGTGTCAGGAAGGCCAGGCTCTCCTTGAAGTTGCCGACCCCGTGCTCCCTGCAGATGTTCTCAAGCCCATCAAAGCACTGCAAGatcttctccagctctgccgTGACAGccttctgctcctccagctcgGCCCTCAGAGCCTCCCCCGCGGCCGCCTCggccctgcactgctgctgcagctgctgcagctcctcctgcagcgCCTGGAATTCCTCCTTGCCGTAGGGATACTGCTCGTGCACCCTGTCCTCGGGCAGCAGCACGTTCCTGGGGATGTtcagcaccagctgcagcagcacctttTCCATCCTGCCGAAGAGTTTGTCGAAGTGGTCCTTCATGAAGAGCAGGAACTTCTCGGTGCATTTCCGGATCTGCGAAGGGCTGATCTGGCAGCCGGGGATCGCGTCCAGCTTCTTGAGGATCACGCCCTCCACCACCAGCATCATCTCGAACAGGTAGTCCTGGAAGGCGATGTAGAGGCGCAGCATGCACGTCTGGGGGGTGAACCCGAAGAATTGCGCCTCGTAGGCCATGGGATCCACCGACATGGCTGAGGGGAGCCGGGAACCGCAGGGCGCTACCGGGGCAGCGGGGCCCACCCCCGCCTCTCGGGGGCCGCGGACCGAGCGCGGTGTGGAGCCCGAGGCTGTGCCCGATCGCCGGTGCCCGGTGTGGGGTAGGGTCCTGGTGCCCGATCCCGGTGTCCCGTGTGGTGCCCGGTGTCCGATCCCGGTGTCCCGTGTGGTGCCCGGTGTCCGATCCCGATCCCGGCGGTGCCGCCTCCGCCGTTTCCCGCCTGGTTCAAACTCCCCCTTCAGGGCGCCCCCGCCCCCAGCCAATCAGCGCCCGCGCGAGCACTGCCGCCGCCCAATCACCGAGCGCTCCGTCCCTCACCGGGCGGGCAAAGCGCGGCGCCAATGAGGGCGCGGAGCGGTGGGCGGGCTCTGGAGGCTCAACCAATAGAAACGCGGGACAGCGCTAGGGCGCCGCGTCTCGGCCAATGGGAGCGCGCAGCGGCAGCGCGGATTCTGGCGGCTCGGCCAATGGGGGCGCGGAGCGTCGTGCGGGCGCTGAGGGCGgtggggcggggcgggggcgccaAGATGGCGTACCAGACGTTCCGGCAGGAGTACCTGCAGGTGCCGCCCGTGACGCGGGCCTACACCACCGCCTGCGTCCTCACCACCGCCGCCGTGGTCAGTGCGCGGCCACGGGCCCTCCCCGGGGGGCCGCGCCGCCTCACGGGGCCGCGGGGCAGAGGGGCGGGGAGGGGCACAGGGAGTGGGGCGGGAGGATGCCCGAGAGGGAGGTTGTGAGGGGGAGCGGGGTGAGGCTCGCTGGGCGCTCGGAGTCGTGGGAGGGGAGCCCTCGGGAAGGGGAGCCAAGTCTGGACCCCTCAGGGCCCCCCGAGCGAGGAGATACCCAAAAACCTGCCCCGGGTAGGTGCAGAGCgcaaataaacaacaacaacgCGAGGGGGTGAAGGAGCTCTCgccacagctccctgtgctgaTTAAAGACTTGTTGGGCTCTTCCTGGCACAGAGGAAGGGGTTACTGGGGTTCGgatgtgtttgattttttttaattttatttttcttgtattgATCCCATCAAAAtgttctcttctttttcagCAATTAGAACTTATCACGCCCTTCCAGCTGTATTTCAACCCCGAGTTAATATTTAAGCACTTTCAAGTAAGTGTTTTCTGAAGCGTGGGAGGTTTTAAAGTACACTGTAGAGTTTGGAAGTGCTGATCTTCTCAGAATTGGGTGTTATGGCTTTTCATATCAGAGATAGACTTTTAAAAAAGCTACTGAAAAGCTGTAAATCACTGTAGCTTGACACAGGTCTTAAATTTGTTGTCTGTAAAGGAGAGTTCAGTTTCACTGTTACTCGCTTATCTGTTTAGACAATAAACATAAGCTGTCATGTTTAAAGTCCTTGTATTTGTCTTCTTTCCAGATATGGAGGTTAATCACAAACTACTTATTCTTTGGACCAGTtggctttaattttttatttaacatgATCTTTTTGTATCCTTCATCGAGTTGGTTGGGTTCCCTTGGGCGAGCAGAGCTCCCGAGTGCGGGAATGTTGCTGGACATGCACACAGGCAGAGGTTCAGTTCTGCCTCACCATAAAATTCCTGGGAGTGCAGCAGTGTCAGTTCACTGGTGCCGTGACTGGGAATCCACGGGATCTCCTTCCTAAGAATTTTTCCAGTTGCTTTTGTGGCGTTAAGACTTCCACAAACCTGAACCTTCAGGTTGGTGCTGAGGTACAGGTGAAAATTGCAGGTAATTTCTTTGCCTCGTGGGTCCCCCTCTCTGCTGAAGTGTCCAGAAAGAGCTGATTGATGCAGTAAGTGAATAAAAAAGTTTTAAGGTGATGCATAATTGATTCCTTTTCCTCTTGGATCTGTCTTTAAACTGATTTGCCATGAGATTTTCCTGACCTGTGGCCTCAGATACCGGTACTGCCGCATGCTCGAGGAAGGCTCTTTCCGGGGTCGGACGGCAGATTTTGTATTTATGTTCCTTTTTGGAGGACTTTTAATGACTGTATCCTTTCTGTTTCAATTCCAGACTCCTCTGGTAAAGCGAAAGAGATGTGAATGAGAACTGAAACcgtgatttttatcttttatcttAATTATTAGATGAATATATTTTGTTTGGAGTACGAGGAATAACAGCGTTTGTTAAGGTGGTTTTAATGCTTTGTGGTTGTTGCTGGGTTTCAGCCTTTTTACTGCTTGATCATGGAAGTGAGGTTGTCAGGGGACTGCTCAGGTGTGGAATCATGCTCAGGTTGtctatgaaaaattaaattatgcttTAATGAGGTTATTCATGCTGCAGGTACTCCACCTAGGTTCATTTACATGAACCTGGGAAGATGAAGTTACCAGTTGTGTGGAAAACATGGGATTACAGGCTAAGATGTGAAGTTCCTCTCGTGCTTGACCTGATAACTGTTTCCTTAATGATCCATCACAGCTTTTTGGGCTGTTTGTGAACCTGGTTTTCCTGGGCCAGGCTTTCACCATCATGCTGGTGTACGTCTGGAGCCGCCGCAATCCCTACGTCCGCATGAACTTCTTTGGTCTCCTCATCTTTCAAGCCCCTTTTCTACCCTGGGTATTGATGGGCTTTTCACTGCTTTTGGGGAACTCTATCATTGTGGATCTCCTGGGTAAGCAATGGCAAGAAACACAAGGATCTGCTCCTCCTGATGTTTTAGATGAAACACCAAATGTGAAAAAATCCAAGGGCTAAATGCCCTAATACTTGGTGTTAGTTCATCTAGTGTGTTTATACCaggcttttctggtttttaaacaCTGTAGcctgttctgtgctgtcacAAGGATGGAAAGAGCTTCTGATGCTTTGGCTTTTTAATGCTTGGAATCAGCCCTGATGCATCATCTGATTAAAGCATCAATCTACTGAAGCAAAATAGTTTGTACTACTATTCTATCAACTCTAATGAAGCCAAAACAACAGTATGTTTAGTAATGACAAGCAGTTTTCCTTGTATTAACACTTAATAGTGTAAGTTAAGCTTTTCAGCTGATGTTAGGTTGCTTCCTTGGGTTTTGTATTTCCACACCATAATATTTTCTGGGAAAGAACCAACGTGtgttttaatttcctgaaaACTCCAGCGAAGCAGCTGAAAGTTGTAAAggagaaatactgaaaaatcaCCATTTGACTTTTGTTTTAACACCAGGCATTGCTGTTGggcacatttattttttcttagagGATGTCTTTCCCAATCAGCCTGGTGGTGGGAGGCTCCTGAGAACACCGTCTGTCCTGTGAGTATTGGTGTCTGCTTTGGAACAGACATGGAAAAAGTGCTTGTCTAGAAAACTGTGTGTTATCCAGCCACATGAACTTCTGGTCAGTTGGGCAGAGACAGAATTGGGGCTTGTCTgtagctgatttttttgttgaaCTTGTGTTACTAAACAAgggaggaggatgtttgtgTAAGTCGGAACTAATTTGGGAGAAGGGCTAAAGGGTTTTCCCTTTGGTTTCTTTGGTAACACTTGTTAGGCTTTGCTGGCTGAGCTTTGCCTGTGGTGGCACCAAAGCTGGTGGGTATGAACAGACTGAGGTATTAACCTaatagtttggtttttttctgtaagtcATCCTCACTTCAGAATTACGGAAAACAGCTCTTCGGGGTTTATTGTATTGAgtggtgctgctcctgctcagtTCCCTCTTGTGCAGAGGCTCTCCCAGAACAGCTCTGATGATCATTTtatagaatcctagaatatcCTGGGTCAGAAGCTGAACCTCCTCAGCTCTGGACACGCAATCCTAAACCTTCTCCCCAGTGAATTGCAGAGCAAGTGTGACTTGGGTGTAAATCCCAGTGCTGTTCCCGAGGGAGGACACACTTCCACGTGCAGAATTTGAGCAGTTTTGGCCTCATTGTGAAACACTTACTTTAAGggggaagacaaaaaaatctttctgttttccaggaaaGCAATATTTGACACACCAGAAGAGGATCCTAATTACAACCCCTTGCCGGAGGAGCGGCCGGGAGGATTTGCGTGGGGAGAAGGTCAACGGCTCGGAGGGTAAATCGGTGCCTGTGCCAAAACCCCACCACCCCTGGGACAGACTGGCCTGGAGCAGGGCCCACGGGGGGACTCCCCCACCACAGAAAGGACACTTTCTGACAGCTTTATGGTTTTGAAGACAAGCACTTTATGAAATGGCTGTCTAATCCAAGACAATTCCGGCGTCCTTCCCAATCAGGGAATTTACTGTGCTGGACATAATCTAATCCAGTGGAGCCAAAAATTTAAAACTGGAAACCGTTTCCTGTCAGCTTCAGTTAATAAGACCACGAGTACTTGTTCCAAGTGAtttctaaagcatttttttttcaagttatttgATACGTGAAACTCTCTGGGAAACTTTACAGGGGACAAACCCAACTTTTTGGGGTTTAACTCGCTTTTTTATTCTTGGATAAAACAACTACAAGATGGTTGAAAGCCTGAGTCACTATTTCAATGgcaaaaggtttttttaatctgaggtGCTGTTGTCTCCAGTCGTCTTTGAATCATAAGGAATACAACGTGCAGGTTTTCCCCTCTGCCACTTGGGTTTCTGGGATGTTCTGCAGGCCAAGATGGCATTTTGGTGGCTTTTCAGGTGCCCAGGTTTGAGTCTGACTGGTGGGTCTCCAAAATCCACCCCCACTGGTGCCCACTGCTCACAGGTATTAAATGAcctgcagcactggggaagCACAACTTGTCTGGAGCCAGAACTGCTCGAATATCTCAGATGATGAGTTGAATAAAATGTCTTGTGGATAATTTTTGGTTAATCCTTTGTATAATCCTGTGGCCTTGAGGCAGCAGGTGAAAAAACAGAGGCTGGGAAAAGCAAGTCTTTGAAGGGGCAGGGTTAGTGGAAGGCTTTTCCAGGAAACAGGATTGTCTGCTCAGGATGTGAAATCCATGGTCTGTATACAAAGTTTGGTGTGGGACACGTGTCCAGTGCAGGCCAGTGACACTGAGTGGGATTTAGCTTAAAGTTATCTTGATTATAAATATCTCTGAGGAGCCACATAAGGAATTTGGAGTCAAACTGTTCCTAAATTGTGTGCACTGTACTGGGTGGGTTTTTATTGACGATAGCATAATAGATAAAAAAAGAGATTGAAGCTGCATCTTCCTCCTAAATTTTGGAGAATGGGCTTGCCCCTGACACGTGTGATTATCTCATTTATTCTTAGATTTTgtagtttttaaaaactggCTACAGGTTTTAACTTGTTCACAGCCCAGGGCATGAACGTGTGGGAACCGCTGGGGAAATGCTTTGTCCACAAGCAGCATGTTAGAGCCTGATAAACAAAATGTGCGAGAccatttgcatttttatctgTTAAAGTTTATAAGAACCtaagggagttttgggggggttttcttatggatggggttttttggtctgttttttttttttttgaggagggGTTTTGATTGTTTACAGAACTTTTAGCACTTGTAGACAGCAAGAGTTAAAGTGTTTTGGCCAGTGTTGCTTTGGCATAGCTTATGAGATAGGGATTAGATGAAAAccttataatttttattttttcttttaactcaGTGCTTAGGAAGCCCTTCGCAGGGGTATTACTGGGACAGGTAGCTTATTGCTGGGACAAGTCAGGAACTGGTGGCTTGTCTCGACCTTGCCTCTGCAAGGCACTGCCTGCAGGCGGCTCTTTGCCCGTTTTGGCTGGATTTGGCAGCCGTTTGGGGTCGGAGGCTTTGCCGAGGTTTTGTTCCCAAGATGTTTTTCCGAGGGTCCCGAAGGTTTTTTTCCGTGGGTCCCGAGGGGCGCCGAGCCCCCTGAGCGCTGCAAATGGCGGCGGC
This is a stretch of genomic DNA from Pseudopipra pipra isolate bDixPip1 chromosome 21, bDixPip1.hap1, whole genome shotgun sequence. It encodes these proteins:
- the MIS12 gene encoding protein MIS12 homolog, with product MSVDPMAYEAQFFGFTPQTCMLRLYIAFQDYLFEMMLVVEGVILKKLDAIPGCQISPSQIRKCTEKFLLFMKDHFDKLFGRMEKVLLQLVLNIPRNVLLPEDRVHEQYPYGKEEFQALQEELQQLQQQCRAEAAAGEALRAELEEQKAVTAELEKILQCFDGLENICREHGVGNFKESLAFLTQNSKKLQDALKDVKEKSKNMEQHEQLL
- the DERL2 gene encoding derlin-2, which translates into the protein MAYQTFRQEYLQVPPVTRAYTTACVLTTAAVQLELITPFQLYFNPELIFKHFQIWRLITNYLFFGPVGFNFLFNMIFLYRYCRMLEEGSFRGRTADFVFMFLFGGLLMTLFGLFVNLVFLGQAFTIMLVYVWSRRNPYVRMNFFGLLIFQAPFLPWVLMGFSLLLGNSIIVDLLGIAVGHIYFFLEDVFPNQPGGGRLLRTPSVLKAIFDTPEEDPNYNPLPEERPGGFAWGEGQRLGG